One genomic window of Ziziphus jujuba cultivar Dongzao chromosome 4, ASM3175591v1 includes the following:
- the LOC132803540 gene encoding receptor like protein 27-like: MLNGSLPIPPPSTLLFDISDNNLTGEFSPSICDLPFLQILHLSNNRLSGVIPECLGNSGNRLSVLNLRNNSFTGSIPDTFTDGTLLRVIDLSDNHLQGQLPRSLANCGMLEKLVLSNNQLDDIFPSWLGNLPELRVLVLKSNKFHGVIEDPQTIFQPTKLRIIDMSNNKFVGKLPSKYIQSWNAMKDISFNLSAYLQTNPAFNAQEYLLETNYDVIVTMRNDGFLIRYVVLHEDVAVIDLSNNKFDGEIPQVIGGLKGLNGLNLSNNILSGGIPSSFGNLTELEFLDLSHNKLSGEIPKQLTILKFLQVFDVSHNLLTGPIPQGNQFDKFESSSYEGNLGLCGHPLLLECGNSEGSKSESELEFDWKVVGIGYGCGLAIGLFIGQIVISKKHMCSAMSFRIYNNSRRRKGWMRLRK; encoded by the coding sequence ATGCTGAATGGGTCATTACCAATTCCTCCACCTTCTACCCTTCTCTTTGACATTTCAGACAACAATTTAACTGGAGAATTTTCTCCTTCAATTTGTGATCTGCCGTTTCTTCAAATTCTTCATTTGTCTAACAACAGGTTGAGTGGTGTGATTCCAGAGTGTTTGGGAAACTCTGGCAACCGACTCTCAGTGTTAAATCTCAGAAACAACTCCTTTACTGGCAGCATTCCTGACACCTTCACAGATGGAACACTCTTGAGAGTGATTGATCTAAGCGATAATCATCTACAAGGTCAACTACCAAGATCACTAGCCAATTGCGGGATGCTTGAAAAGCTTGTTCTGAGTAACAATCAGCTCGATGACATTTTCCCTTCCTGGTTGGGGAATCTTCCAGAGTTGAGAGTCCTAGTGCTCAAATCCAATAAGTTCCATGGAGTTATAGAAGACCCACAAACCATCTTCCAACCCACCAAGTTGCGTATAATCGATATGTCCAACAACAAATTCGTTGGAAAATTGCCATCTAAATACATCCAGAGCTGGAATGCCATGAAAGATATCAGTTTCAATCTCTCAGCATACTTGCAGACAAACCCAGCTTTCAATGCACAAGAGTATTTATTGGAGACCAACTACGATGTAATAGTTACCATGAGAAACGACGGTTTTCTTATACGCTATGTGGTACTCCATGAAGATGTTGCAGTCATAGACCTCTCAAACAACAAATTTGATGGAGAAATTCCACAAGTCATAGGGGGTTTAAAGGGTCTCAACGGACTCAACCTATCCAATAACATTCTAAGTGGTGGAATACCGTCATCTTTTGGGAACTTAACAGAGCTTGAATTCTTGGATCTTTCTCACAACAAGCTCTCAGGAGAGATACCCAAACAACTCACAATTCTCAAGTTTCTTCAAGTCTTTGATGTCTCTCACAATCTTCTCACAGGACCTATACCACAAGGAAATCAATTTGACAAGTTCGAGAGCAGTTCATATGAAGGAAACTTGGGATTGTGTGGCCATCCATTGCTGCTGGAATGTGGAAATTCTGAGGGCTCAAAGTCGGAGTCAGAACTTGAATTTGATTGGAAAGTTGTGGGGATTGGATATGGATGTGGGCTAGCCATTGGATTATTTATTGGGCAAATTGTGATTTCAAAGAAGCACATGTGTTCTGCCATGAGTTTTAGAATATACAACaattcaagaagaagaaagggatGGATGAGGCTTAGGAAATGA
- the LOC132803539 gene encoding receptor-like protein 7, translating to MSDCCTSWDGVKCDPNTGHVIELDVSSSYLHGSINSDSTLFSHVNLEKLNLAENDFSYSSIPKAFSKLSRLSYLNLSLCRFSDLIPNEILGLSRLTTLDLSVNIDVSSEQKLLQLKNPDLKSLILNLKRLEVLDLSFVDISSTVPDMLADLSTLRELSLRSCGLKGVFPTRIFQLPNLQFLSLSDNIDLYGSLPPLQRSSLKLFSNNNFNGTVNFDMFLGLKNLSQLDLSNNNLSGVTEPSEKFEVVESSRKPNWWSNTQMDMDRERGNFEGLESCEQLLDRL from the exons ATGAGTGACTGCTGCACTTCTTGGGATGGTGTGAAGTGTGATCCAAACACCGGCCATGTGATTGAACTTGATGTGAGCAGCAGCTATCTGCACGGTTCTATCAACTCTGATAGCACCCTTTTCAGCCATGTTAACCTTGAGAAGCTTAATCTTGCTGAAAATGATTTCAGTTACTCTTCAATTCCCAAAGCTTTCAGTAAGCTTTCAAGGCTGAGTTATCTCAACCTTTCCCTTTGTAGATTTTCTGATCTAATCcccaatgaaattttgggactCTCCAGATTGACTACTCTTGATTTGTCTGTCAATATTGATGTGTCATCTGAACAGAAGTTGCTGCAACTCAAAAATCCGGATTTGAAAAGCCTAATCCTGAACTTAAAAAGGCTTGAAGTACTTGATCTCAGTTTTGTTGACATATCCTCCACAGTGCCTGATATGTTGGCAGACTTGTCTACTTTGAGAGAGCTGTCGCTAAGAAGCTGTGGATTGAAGGGTGTGTTTCCCACGAGAATTTTTCAACTTCCTAATCTGCAATTTCTGAGCCTGTCGGATAACATAGACCTCTATGGTTCATTGCCTCCACTTCAGCGGAGTTCTCTTAAGTTGTTTAGC AACAATAATTTCAATGGCACTGTGAATTTTGATATGTTTCTTGGCCTTAAAAATCTGAGCCAGCTTGATCTATCAAACAACAATCTTTCTGGTGTCACTGAACCAAGTG AAAAGTTTGAAGTGGTTGAGTCTTCAAGGAAACCAAATTGGTGGTCTAATACCCAAATGGATATGGACCGTGAGCGTGGAAACTTTGAAGGTCTTGAATCTTGCGAACAACTTCTTGATAGGCTTTGA